A window of Roseateles sp. XES5 genomic DNA:
ATGTTCGACGAGCCAGACGAGTTCGTCGGCCTCGCCGCGGGCGATGGCGGCAGCCTCGTTTTCCATGGTTTCGACGGCCGTTTCATAGGGCACGAGGTCGCGCGCGACGCGCCAGCGCACCGGCGGCGAGCCGGGAAGGGCGAGGAGGGATGTGGAAATGTCCTGACGCTGCATGATGGCCGTCCTTTTCATTCCGTTGTGCCAGATATAGGGGCGATCATGCAAGGATTTCAGGGGTTTCCGGGGCTTTGCGAAGGGCCTGTTGAAATTGTTTCGCTTTCCGTCATTTTTCTTGTCACACGGCCTTGTGCGCCCGGAATCCTTTTGCTACATGCACCTCCGTCGCCGCAAGACGACGCCTACCACGATGCGGTCGTGGCGGAATTGGTAGACGCGCAGCGTTGAGGTCGCTGTGGGGCAACCCGTGGAAGTTCGAGTCTTCTCGACCGCACCAAGAACCCGGCCTAGTGCCGGGTTTTTTGCTTTTTATTCATACGGTTAGGCTGGGCCGGTGTCCCACGTCAGAACCATGTCTGGGACACCTTTACTCGCTCCATCGCCCCCAGAGCGAGTTTCCATCGCTCCACGCGACGCGTGTAGACCTCACTGGTTTTTGCTTCCGAGTGGCCAAGGATGGCCATGATGTCGTACTGGCTGCAGCCCAACTCCGCGAGCAGCTCGGCGAGCCCCTTGCGAACACCGTGCGCCGACAGATGGGGGAGGCCTGCTTCCTGACACCAGCGCTTGAACATGGCGGACATGCTGTCACCGCTGGAATAGGGTTTGCCGCCACGGCCGAGGACGTAAGTCGCGCCCTGCACCTTTGGCGCTCGGGTCGCTTCCTTCAGGGGCGGCAGCAGGGGAACCGTTACCTCGGTCGAGTTCTTCTTCGAGGGCATCCAGCGGACAGCCTCAATCCCCTCTATCACGCACTCGTGCTTGCGGCCGAGGATCGTAAGGTCTTCGATCCGGCATCCGGTCCAGAGCAAGACCGATATGGCGGCGTGCGGTTTCGTGCCGGATTTGTGCGTCGCAAGGTAGGCTCGGACATCTGCCGCTTTCCACGGCGTTGCCCCGTCACCCTTCTTGTAGACCCGATCTATCCCCTTGGCCGGATTGCTGAAAACTTGCTTCCTCTTCCTCGCCCATTCGTACATCACGCCGACCGCTTCAATGAACGCGTCGGCCTGTGCAGGTGTTGCAGCCATTTCGTCCTGCATACCGATCAGCTTTTCCTGGGGTATCAGCATTTCGCAGTTCGGACGCTCAAGAAGGCGAGCGAGAAGGTTCTTCTTCTTCTTGTAGGTTTTTGCGCTCGCCGTGCCGGCGGTCACCTTCTTTTCGAGGTGTTCAAGATACGAGTTCACCAGCCACGCGATCGATTTCGCCTTCGCCACCTCTGAGGCTTTGCGCAAAGGCTTTGGCGTTTCACCGGCGCGCGCCAGCTGGTACTGGCGGAGGAAATCTTCGTCCTCGGGCCCGCAAAAAATCTTGATGCGCTTCCGTTTGTTGCCCTCGGGGCGCACGCGGTAGCGTGTACTGCCGGAAGGGAGTTTTTCGCGGAGTAGGCCCGCAAAGTCGTATTTCACAGAAGGCCTCACCACTTTTCGAGGCCTTCATCGTTTTCATCCAAGGGCTTACCTTCAACGCCGCCAACGTGGATTTCGATTTGTCCACCGTTGATGCACAGCTTTTCCACAGGCAGGCCGGAATCTTTCACCACCTTCAGAGCGATCCGCAGCGCGCTCTCGCTGGCGCGCACCCGCTTGATCCTCCCAGGCTTTTCGTCGGTCGCCGTCACGAGATTTTCCAAGCCTCGAATTCTTCAACGAGATAGCGCAGGTTCAGTGCTGTCGACTTCGTCCTATCGAGATCCGCGAGGGCTTTGACGTGGCACCGCTCCGGCAGGATCTTCAGCGCGGCTTCCTCGGTCTTCACCTCAAGGAAGGCGCGGAAGAGCGGTGTGGCGCACAATGCGCGCGCCTCCTGCTCGGCGGCCCCGGGGCCCTCTGGTCGTGTCTCTTGGGCGGGCTGCTGCGAACCGGCCGACGGTTGACGAGCCAACCCCTCAGTGCTCGGCGCCGCTGCGGCGCGCCTATCCGCCGGCGGGGTGATGTCGACGACGACATAGCCATCAGCATCGATGCGCAGCTCGACCTGCGATCGGTGGCCGACGTTTGGAAGGATCGAGGCGACGACTTCCTCGACCGTGAAGGTGTAGCGTTCAACTGGCGTCGGTTTCATGGCTTCTCCATCCTTCCTAGAAAGGCGTCGCGTCTGCGCGTCCAGTCGCCGATCTTCCGGGCGTAGCTGGCGGTGACGCTGGCGCCGATGACTGTGCGCGCGCCCGGCGTCTGGATGATCAAGACTGGAAAATCAGCGATCAGCGCGGCCGATTCGTTGAGGGCCGTGACTGCGTCGTCCAGCGCGTCGGCAAGAGCATGCTTTCCGCCGAGGCGGCTGATCGTGGCAAGCTCATGGAGCTTTGTTGCGAACGGATGTGAGCTCAATGACCGCTCTCCCGTCGCTTGAGGATATCGCGGATTTGCGCGGCAGCCGCAGGCGCGCAGGCGTCGCAGATGAACGCGATGCTCGTCTCGCTGCGCAGCAACACGCGGCATTCTTTGGCGGACAGGCCGCAGAACGAGCAGGTGATTTCGGGAAAGACATCGGTGGGTGAGGATATCTCAGCCAATTCCGTTCTCCTTTAAGAAATCTTCGATGCCGGCAGGCGCCTCGGAGGCCGTGAAGTATCGGATGAGGTCGGCGTCCAGCCGATCCCATGCCGCGTTGAGCCGGTCGACGACACGGTTCCAGACCACAAGGTCGACACGACGCTTGCGCATGACGCGCTCAAGCTTTTTCCAGCGTGCCTTCAGCTGCTTCCATCTCCGACGCTTTCGATCGGGGATCGCACGCCAACATTTGCCGCAAAGAATTTGCGTCGAGCCTGGAAATTTCTCCTGAGCGGCGGTACGGCGGCAGTTCGGGTTGATGCAGGGAATTCTGCTCGCGGTCATCTGGCACCTACCAGCGGAAAAACCGGCTTGCCGTCGACGATCTTGGCATACTGCGGCTCTCGATAGAGGCGCGGCCCATAGTGCGAAAGGCCCTCGGTCAACAGGTAGTCGACTATGCTCCCGTCCTGCGTGTTCTCAGCTTTCCAGCGCCACTGCTTCCAGCCCTCGTCGGTGACGGTGCATGTCGGCACCTCGGTCACCCTGACTTCAGCATTCATGAACATCTCGCATTCGTAGATAATGTCGCCGACAGCCAGGTGCTCGATCTCATTGTCGCGGATGTTCGTCACGGCGATGGCTCCTGGAGGATCGGCGCGTACCGCTTCTCGATCTGCTCGAGCTCGGCCACGGCGGCGCGCATCGCCTCTTCCCAGATCGCCGGCCAAAGCCTCTTAAGGGCCCCGGCGATCTCCTCGGCTTCCGAATAGGCGCTACGGTTGCGCCGAAGCTCGATTTCGAAACGAACGTCCTCGGGTGAGCTGGCTTCGCCCAGCGCCTGGATTGTGCGGCGAAGCATTTCTGCTCGCCTGTTATCGATCGCCGCTTGGGCGGCCAACTCCTCAAGATTGCGCATCGGGGACCTCTCCGGTGTAGACCAGGACTGGCGGATGGGAGACGCCGAGAACGCGCAGGATGACGGGCGCGCCAGCGACGATGGCGGAAATTTCGTCAGGGGTCGGGAGCCACGCGGTTTCCATGCCGGGCGTGTTCGGCCCGTTGACGGGGCACTCGACGAGCACGTCGCGCAGCGGCAGGCCGAGATAGCCTTGCGACTTGCCGAGAACGCGGGTGTGGCCCTGGATGATGCCAATCTGCATGGCGAGCCCTCAGCTGTAGACCGCGTCCGGATCGGGATGCCCGGCGAGATGGGCGAGAACAGCGCGCAGCGCAAAGCGCATTGGATCGTCGGTATCGTCGCCGGAGTTGTTGTAGAAGGCGGTTTTCGCCAACCGGACCAACTCGTCTGTCGGCTCGGGCTCGAAGTCGATTGCGGGAAGCTTCCGGCGGATGCAGGCCATGATGGCGGCACGGCATCGAACGTTGCAGTGCAGAAAGCGGCGAAGGGGATTGTCCCGGAACTCCTGCCAGGAACCGTCCGGCATGTCGTAGCCGGCAGCAAGAATCTCGTGCCGGTCGATCGAACGGAGCGCGACGAAAACCGCGCGAAGGTCGTTTGCGGAAAGCAGCATGGTAGTCTCCTTCAGAGCGAGGGCGGGCGGCGGGCAGGGCGGATTTTCACGACGGCCGCGGCCTCATCGAGCTTGCGGCGGAATTCCATGGCCTCGTCGGTGTTCTCGACGGGCAGAGACAGATAGGCGCTCCATGCAGCTTCGAGCATTCGCACCACCACCCGTTCGGATACGGTGAGGTCCGTCATGGTCATCTCCATTCAGGTGCAAAGGGGATATCGTCGTCCATCGAGCGCGCGTAGCTGCTTCCACCGGAGGCCTGTCCGCTGCCGCTGCCCCGACGTTGCCGGCCGGCGTCGTAATCGCCGCGGCCATCGCGATCTTGGTCGTCCCGGCCGCCACCACCGCCTTCGCCACGGCCGTCGAGCATGGTCAGCGTGGAGTTGAAGCC
This region includes:
- a CDS encoding tyrosine-type recombinase/integrase; the protein is MKYDFAGLLREKLPSGSTRYRVRPEGNKRKRIKIFCGPEDEDFLRQYQLARAGETPKPLRKASEVAKAKSIAWLVNSYLEHLEKKVTAGTASAKTYKKKKNLLARLLERPNCEMLIPQEKLIGMQDEMAATPAQADAFIEAVGVMYEWARKRKQVFSNPAKGIDRVYKKGDGATPWKAADVRAYLATHKSGTKPHAAISVLLWTGCRIEDLTILGRKHECVIEGIEAVRWMPSKKNSTEVTVPLLPPLKEATRAPKVQGATYVLGRGGKPYSSGDSMSAMFKRWCQEAGLPHLSAHGVRKGLAELLAELGCSQYDIMAILGHSEAKTSEVYTRRVERWKLALGAMERVKVSQTWF
- a CDS encoding ClpX C4-type zinc finger protein; translated protein: MAEISSPTDVFPEITCSFCGLSAKECRVLLRSETSIAFICDACAPAAAAQIRDILKRRESGH